A single window of Bordetella genomosp. 11 DNA harbors:
- a CDS encoding acyltransferase domain-containing protein, producing the protein MTLALLCSGQGTQHAGMFRVTAALPAAQPLFAFAATLLGRDPRALVIDGTHDLFENRTAQVLCTLQALAAHAALRDALPRRLCLAGYSVGEVAAWGVAGVWNPETTLALAAARADAMSAAAKTAGAGLQGMLFVRGLAAPCIARLCEGRDAAPAIVNPGDAYVIGGTRAALGLIADEATRAGAANVAGIDVAVASHTRFMAGAAGVFATRLLAAPRAARLAPGVRLISGIDGAAVLDLDAGIVKLSQQVEQTIHWDACLQACVEAGATAFLELGPGRALAAMAASSHSGIPARSLDEFDDLADVLTWLARVSRA; encoded by the coding sequence ATGACGCTGGCGCTGCTGTGTTCCGGCCAGGGCACGCAGCATGCGGGCATGTTCCGCGTGACGGCGGCACTGCCCGCGGCACAGCCGCTGTTCGCGTTTGCCGCCACGCTGCTGGGGCGCGATCCCCGCGCGCTCGTGATCGACGGCACCCACGATTTATTCGAGAACCGCACCGCCCAGGTACTGTGCACGCTACAGGCACTGGCCGCGCACGCCGCGCTGCGCGACGCCCTGCCGCGGCGCCTGTGCCTGGCCGGCTACAGCGTGGGCGAAGTGGCCGCGTGGGGGGTGGCGGGGGTATGGAATCCCGAGACCACGCTGGCGCTTGCCGCCGCGCGCGCGGATGCAATGAGCGCGGCGGCGAAGACGGCGGGCGCCGGCCTGCAGGGTATGCTGTTCGTGCGCGGCCTTGCCGCCCCATGCATCGCGCGGCTTTGCGAGGGGCGCGACGCCGCCCCCGCCATCGTGAATCCCGGCGACGCATACGTCATCGGCGGCACACGCGCGGCGCTGGGCCTGATCGCCGACGAGGCCACGCGCGCGGGCGCCGCCAACGTGGCCGGCATCGACGTCGCCGTGGCCTCGCACACGCGTTTCATGGCCGGCGCCGCCGGTGTGTTCGCAACCCGGTTGCTGGCAGCGCCGCGTGCGGCCCGGCTCGCGCCGGGCGTCCGGCTGATCAGCGGCATCGATGGCGCCGCCGTACTCGACCTGGACGCCGGCATCGTCAAGCTCTCCCAACAGGTCGAGCAGACCATCCATTGGGACGCCTGCCTGCAGGCCTGCGTCGAGGCGGGCGCCACCGCCTTCCTGGAACTGGGACCAGGCCGCGCTCTGGCGGCCATGGCGGCATCCTCCCACTCCGGCATACCCGCGCGCAGCCTGGACGAATTCGATGATCTGGCTGACGTGCTTACATGGCTGGCCAGAGTGAGCCGAGCCTGA
- a CDS encoding autotransporter family protein, with product MYGTKKWLKATIALSAYSCGGAMAADLTVSSGDTRVFDNSASFPGGVDVNGGTLVIGGNGGGAGVAIDGTVNANSSGTVSGFGSINGDLNVTGNARVAPGYPVGTPTGVSNGNLVVNGNLSMNNAVFDFETGFAGPPITQSGTGDNITVRDNVTLANTTLNVSVNTPGTTFGYYRILSYGGTLNGGLSLGPVTGVSQPAATIQTLTGDKQINLILGPNTTNLWNGNGVASATRAGGGSGTWTATSANWNSPSNATGPLPDGGYAIFTGAPGVVTVDGGAGPVRASGLQFATDRYHVQGAPITLVSGGGSPPAIVVGDGTYASGQFVDTIDNALQGTNGFVKTGPGSIILNGDSSGLTGAIFIADGALELNGKLNGPVLIAPEVVLAGVGQLGSTTLQPTAVLSPGNDASPIGTLTINGDLTFAQGTVYRVHADPASSASDHIHVTGIAYLDGSVAHIGPDGNYAPLTTYNILTADGGIQGRFTGASTAYAFLTPTLSYDARNAYLTLSRNGVPIGSVGNTGNQGNVGGALDNEAPAAGSANTSPAGATAANGSTSTGIGGALANSGASGTGASQVAAAVLTMSPDEARSALNMLSGEAYASTASVLQSLGDTVRTLPMAHLRGNLDAPATAGRPTAQLGASSPDALPQGGAYPVWAQVFGNWRTFASDGNASRVSQSDGGLFVGGDGAVGGGWRLGGALGYTGSHSSIANVSSRTNIDSYTATIFGGKNFRAGPGDFRFTAGAAYTWHDIETKRDVAVGSLNQQLDASYHASSTQVFTELGYNLPLGDAYSIEPFAGVAWNQLRTRGFTESGGTAALRGNGQTDDVTSTTLGLRGAWKFESGRAPGRLTASLGWRHAMGDVNPTQVLAFDGGTTFSVAGVPIARDAAVLGLGAEMTIARNTTAGISYDAQFGGGNRQQSGVLKLAMRF from the coding sequence ATGTATGGCACAAAGAAGTGGCTGAAGGCGACGATCGCACTTAGCGCGTACTCCTGCGGCGGCGCGATGGCCGCCGACCTGACCGTCTCGTCCGGCGATACGCGGGTGTTCGACAACTCGGCCAGCTTTCCCGGCGGAGTCGACGTCAACGGCGGCACGCTCGTCATCGGCGGCAATGGTGGCGGAGCGGGTGTCGCGATCGATGGGACGGTGAATGCGAACTCGAGTGGCACCGTCTCGGGCTTCGGTTCGATCAACGGCGACCTCAACGTGACAGGCAACGCCCGCGTCGCGCCCGGGTATCCCGTCGGCACGCCGACCGGCGTCTCCAACGGCAACCTCGTCGTCAACGGCAACCTATCGATGAACAACGCCGTGTTCGACTTCGAGACCGGCTTCGCGGGCCCGCCGATTACGCAGTCCGGCACCGGCGACAACATCACTGTCCGGGACAACGTCACCCTTGCCAACACCACATTGAATGTATCGGTCAACACGCCGGGAACGACGTTCGGGTATTACCGGATCCTGTCGTACGGCGGCACCTTGAACGGCGGTCTGTCGTTGGGGCCGGTAACCGGGGTCTCGCAACCCGCCGCCACCATCCAGACGCTGACCGGCGACAAGCAGATCAACCTTATCCTGGGCCCGAACACCACCAACCTGTGGAACGGCAACGGCGTGGCGTCCGCCACCCGTGCGGGCGGCGGCAGCGGCACCTGGACCGCCACAAGCGCAAACTGGAACAGCCCCAGCAATGCCACCGGGCCCCTGCCCGACGGCGGCTACGCCATTTTCACCGGCGCGCCCGGCGTGGTCACCGTGGATGGAGGCGCCGGTCCGGTCCGTGCCTCGGGACTTCAGTTCGCCACCGACCGCTATCACGTGCAAGGCGCTCCCATTACCTTGGTATCCGGCGGCGGCAGCCCGCCGGCGATCGTCGTCGGCGACGGCACCTATGCCTCCGGCCAGTTCGTCGATACCATCGACAACGCCCTGCAAGGCACGAACGGCTTCGTCAAGACCGGCCCGGGATCGATCATCCTGAACGGCGACAGCAGCGGCCTGACGGGTGCCATATTCATCGCCGACGGCGCGCTGGAACTCAATGGCAAGTTGAACGGTCCCGTGCTGATCGCCCCCGAAGTCGTGCTGGCGGGCGTCGGCCAATTGGGCAGCACCACCCTGCAACCCACCGCCGTGCTGTCGCCGGGCAATGACGCATCGCCCATCGGCACGCTAACCATCAACGGCGACCTTACGTTTGCCCAGGGCACCGTCTATCGCGTCCATGCCGATCCGGCCAGCAGCGCGAGCGACCACATCCACGTCACCGGCATCGCCTACCTGGACGGCAGCGTGGCGCACATCGGCCCCGACGGCAACTATGCCCCGCTCACGACCTACAACATCCTGACTGCGGACGGCGGCATACAGGGCCGATTCACCGGCGCCTCGACCGCCTACGCGTTCCTGACCCCCACCCTTTCCTACGACGCCAGGAACGCATACCTGACGCTGTCGCGCAATGGCGTGCCGATCGGTAGCGTCGGCAATACGGGCAACCAGGGCAACGTGGGTGGAGCGCTGGACAACGAGGCGCCCGCCGCCGGAAGTGCCAACACGTCGCCCGCAGGCGCGACGGCGGCGAACGGCTCGACGTCGACCGGGATCGGCGGCGCATTGGCCAACTCCGGCGCGAGCGGCACCGGCGCCAGCCAGGTGGCGGCCGCGGTCCTGACCATGTCGCCGGACGAGGCGCGTTCCGCCCTGAACATGCTTTCCGGCGAAGCGTACGCCAGCACCGCCAGTGTGCTGCAAAGCCTGGGCGACACCGTTCGCACGCTCCCGATGGCGCACTTGCGCGGCAACCTGGACGCGCCGGCGACTGCCGGACGGCCGACCGCCCAATTGGGTGCTTCGTCGCCCGATGCCCTTCCGCAAGGCGGCGCGTACCCGGTGTGGGCGCAAGTGTTCGGCAACTGGCGCACGTTCGCCAGCGACGGCAACGCGTCACGCGTAAGCCAATCGGACGGCGGGCTATTCGTCGGCGGCGACGGCGCCGTGGGCGGCGGCTGGCGACTGGGCGGTGCGCTCGGCTACACAGGCAGCCATAGCTCGATTGCCAACGTATCGTCACGGACCAATATCGACAGCTATACGGCGACGATATTCGGCGGGAAGAACTTCCGCGCCGGTCCCGGCGATTTCCGCTTTACGGCTGGCGCGGCCTACACCTGGCACGACATCGAGACGAAACGCGATGTGGCGGTGGGAAGCCTGAATCAGCAGCTGGACGCTTCTTATCACGCCTCGTCGACGCAGGTATTCACCGAACTCGGCTACAACCTGCCGTTGGGCGACGCCTACTCCATCGAACCCTTCGCGGGCGTGGCGTGGAACCAGTTGCGCACGCGCGGCTTCACGGAGTCGGGCGGTACCGCCGCGCTGCGCGGCAACGGACAAACCGACGACGTGACCAGTACCACGCTGGGACTGCGCGGCGCCTGGAAGTTCGAGTCCGGCCGCGCGCCGGGCCGCCTGACCGCCTCGCTGGGCTGGCGCCACGCGATGGGCGATGTGAATCCCACCCAGGTGCTGGCATTCGACGGCGGCACGACGTTCTCTGTGGCGGGTGTTCCCATCGCGCGAGACGCCGCCGTGCTGGGACTTGGCGCCGAAATGACAATCGCCCGCAATACGACGGCGGGCATCAGCTACGACGCGCAGTTTGGCGGCGGTAACCGCCAGCAGTCGGGGGTGCTCAAGCTGGCCATGCGGTTCTAG
- a CDS encoding heavy metal response regulator transcription factor, whose product MRLLIIEDEHKLADHLRKGLSEQNYQVTVVRDGLAGRREALAGGYDLIILDVMLPGLDGFGVLADVRQAGNTPVLMLTARDKVEDRVRGLEGGADDYLVKPFAFSELLARVHALLRRGRSHEATLMKLADLELDVLRRKAQRGGTRLDLTAKEYVLLSLMLRRQGEVVSRATLAEQVWDMHFDSDTNVIEVAVRRLRAKLDDPFEVKLLHTVRGQGYVLKHGDA is encoded by the coding sequence ATGCGGCTACTCATCATTGAAGACGAACACAAGCTTGCGGATCACCTTCGAAAAGGCCTGTCCGAGCAGAACTACCAGGTGACGGTCGTTCGTGACGGGCTGGCCGGGCGCCGGGAGGCGCTCGCCGGCGGATACGACCTGATCATCCTGGACGTGATGCTGCCCGGGCTCGACGGTTTCGGAGTCCTGGCCGACGTACGCCAGGCGGGCAACACACCGGTGCTGATGCTGACGGCCCGCGACAAAGTCGAGGACCGTGTCAGGGGGCTGGAAGGCGGCGCGGACGATTACCTGGTCAAGCCCTTCGCGTTCTCGGAGTTGCTGGCCCGGGTGCACGCATTGCTGCGACGCGGCCGCAGCCACGAAGCGACGTTGATGAAACTGGCGGACCTGGAGCTGGACGTCCTGCGGCGCAAGGCGCAGCGCGGCGGCACGCGCCTGGATCTGACCGCCAAGGAGTACGTGTTGCTGTCGCTGATGCTGCGCCGCCAGGGCGAAGTCGTATCCCGCGCGACGCTTGCCGAGCAGGTCTGGGATATGCACTTTGACAGCGACACGAACGTCATCGAGGTGGCCGTGCGCCGCCTGCGCGCCAAACTGGATGATCCGTTCGAGGTCAAGCTGCTTCACACGGTGCGCGGCCAGGGCTATGTACTGAAGCACGGCGACGCATGA
- a CDS encoding heavy metal sensor histidine kinase, translating into MKPPRVTSISGRLTLFLAAIALCVSSIAGYTLFLALKYEVQRREMAEVAGKLELIDHLIGMQSTPEELGTLKGTLDNILVGHPNLKVWLMDTDGRVLYGDVPPRSIQPSRGREVLLETATGARMRALQVPVRSQAAPDALLTVAIDTQPSADFLYGFASVLAAICVFWVGASALLGAWAVRRSLAPVHRLSHQAARVQPEQLDLRLPVQGIDRELRELSIAFNSTLDRLQAAYRQLEGFNADVAHELRTPLATLINGTEIVLASDRSNDELREVLESNLEELVGLKALINDMLFLARADGGELARDLREVQIAAEIRHVADYHEAALQEAGLTLRQAGDARVRANPRLLRRALSNLIANAIKASPAHTALEITCMESLTDVEIRVVNAGEAIPPNALPRIFDRFYRVDDARTGRSEGHGLGLAIVRAIARMHGGRVFAHSEAGRTIVGFTLSRLRPSTPARTGDPDSAAALAQPRI; encoded by the coding sequence ATGAAGCCCCCCCGCGTCACTTCCATCAGCGGCCGCCTCACCTTGTTCCTGGCGGCCATCGCGCTCTGCGTATCCAGCATCGCGGGATACACGCTTTTTCTTGCGCTGAAATACGAGGTGCAACGCCGCGAAATGGCCGAGGTCGCGGGCAAGCTGGAGCTGATCGACCATTTGATCGGCATGCAGAGCACGCCGGAAGAGCTGGGGACGCTGAAAGGCACCCTGGACAACATCCTGGTTGGCCATCCCAACCTGAAAGTCTGGCTCATGGATACGGACGGCCGGGTGCTGTATGGCGACGTCCCTCCGCGATCGATACAGCCCTCGCGCGGGCGCGAGGTGCTTCTGGAAACCGCGACCGGAGCGCGGATGCGGGCGTTGCAGGTGCCGGTGCGGTCGCAGGCGGCCCCCGATGCCCTGCTCACGGTCGCCATCGATACACAGCCCAGCGCGGATTTCCTGTATGGATTTGCCTCGGTTCTCGCGGCGATCTGCGTGTTCTGGGTCGGGGCCTCCGCCCTGCTGGGCGCCTGGGCGGTTCGCCGCAGCCTGGCACCGGTACACCGGCTTTCCCACCAGGCCGCGCGCGTCCAGCCCGAACAATTGGACTTGAGGTTGCCGGTGCAGGGAATAGACCGGGAGCTACGCGAATTGTCCATTGCCTTCAACAGCACCCTGGATCGATTGCAGGCGGCGTATCGGCAACTGGAGGGCTTCAACGCCGATGTGGCGCACGAGCTTCGTACCCCATTGGCGACCCTGATCAACGGGACCGAGATAGTCCTGGCATCGGACCGCTCCAATGATGAGCTACGCGAAGTCCTGGAATCCAATCTGGAGGAACTGGTGGGCCTGAAGGCCCTGATCAACGACATGCTGTTCCTGGCGCGCGCGGACGGCGGGGAACTCGCCCGGGACCTGAGGGAGGTCCAGATCGCCGCCGAGATCCGCCATGTCGCCGACTATCATGAAGCCGCGCTGCAAGAGGCAGGTCTGACCTTGCGCCAGGCAGGCGATGCACGGGTGCGGGCCAACCCGCGATTGCTGCGCCGCGCGCTCTCGAACCTGATCGCCAACGCGATCAAGGCGTCACCCGCGCACACAGCGCTGGAAATTACCTGCATGGAATCGCTGACGGACGTCGAGATCCGGGTCGTCAACGCCGGCGAGGCCATCCCGCCAAACGCCCTGCCCAGGATTTTCGACCGCTTCTATCGGGTGGACGATGCGCGTACCGGTCGCTCCGAAGGGCATGGCCTGGGCTTGGCCATCGTGCGCGCCATCGCGCGGATGCACGGCGGCCGTGTCTTCGCCCACTCCGAAGCGGGCCGCACCATCGTCGGCTTCACGCTATCGCGCCTTCGCCCGTCCACGCCGGCGCGGACCGGCGACCCGGACAGCGCCGCTGCCCTCGCGCAGCCGCGGATCTGA
- the copD gene encoding copper homeostasis membrane protein CopD — protein sequence MEDGLNVFLRFALYLDLTLLAGLPLICMVGFPRESGQVATAIGLRGLLMAATGAGLGLSLCHMVMLAMVMSGASSLDELGRHIFSMMITATDLGIAWAVRMVSLMLVGVLAVFGRQRRAGWLTLAAAPGLVSLGTIAWSGHGAMDEGGRRYLHFTADIVHLIAAAAWIGALATFALLLRPGQPASPLQLRRLQAGLSRFAWIGTAIVLALVVTGVANYLLIAGPRVSGLISTQYGLLLLAKLALFALMLALAAANRYRLTPMLARTLGAGHPAAALSALRRSVALETSAALLILAAVAWLGTLDPSQAMTSPLP from the coding sequence ATGGAAGACGGCCTTAACGTCTTTCTTCGCTTCGCGCTGTACCTGGACCTGACCCTGCTCGCGGGCCTGCCGCTGATCTGCATGGTGGGTTTTCCCAGGGAATCCGGCCAGGTCGCGACGGCGATCGGACTGCGCGGGCTGCTGATGGCCGCGACGGGCGCTGGCCTGGGCCTGTCGCTGTGCCATATGGTGATGCTGGCGATGGTCATGAGCGGCGCTTCCAGCCTGGACGAATTGGGTCGCCATATCTTTTCCATGATGATTACCGCCACCGACCTCGGGATCGCCTGGGCCGTGCGCATGGTGTCGTTGATGCTCGTCGGCGTGCTGGCCGTGTTCGGTCGGCAGCGGCGGGCAGGATGGCTGACGCTCGCGGCCGCTCCCGGCCTGGTGTCGCTCGGGACCATCGCCTGGAGCGGCCACGGGGCGATGGACGAAGGCGGACGTCGGTATCTGCATTTCACGGCCGACATCGTGCATCTGATCGCCGCGGCCGCGTGGATCGGCGCGCTGGCGACGTTTGCCCTGCTGCTGCGCCCCGGTCAACCGGCGTCGCCCCTGCAACTGCGCAGGCTGCAAGCGGGACTATCGCGCTTTGCGTGGATCGGCACCGCCATCGTCCTTGCCCTGGTGGTGACCGGGGTGGCGAACTACCTTCTGATTGCGGGCCCGCGGGTTTCCGGCCTGATCTCGACGCAATACGGCCTGCTGTTGCTCGCGAAACTGGCCCTGTTCGCGCTCATGCTGGCGCTTGCCGCGGCAAACCGGTATCGCCTGACGCCGATGTTGGCGCGCACGCTGGGTGCCGGGCACCCGGCCGCGGCGCTGTCCGCGCTGCGCAGAAGCGTGGCGTTGGAAACCAGCGCGGCGCTCCTGATCCTGGCAGCCGTTGCCTGGCTCGGTACGCTGGACCCGTCCCAGGCCATGACGTCGCCATTGCCGTAG
- the copC gene encoding copper homeostasis periplasmic binding protein CopC has protein sequence MAIVRNTFSAVVLIAGLIAGNPAQAHAKLVSSSPQAQAQGPAPKQIELHFSESLVTQFSGAKLMMTAMPGMGAHAPMAMGARVSGSDDPKVMIITPAQPLPAGTYRVEWRAVSSDTHPVTGSFSFQVK, from the coding sequence ATGGCTATCGTTCGCAATACCTTCAGCGCCGTCGTGCTTATCGCGGGCCTCATCGCCGGCAATCCGGCCCAGGCGCATGCCAAGCTCGTTTCCAGCTCGCCGCAGGCGCAGGCGCAGGGCCCCGCGCCCAAGCAGATCGAGCTGCATTTCTCCGAATCGCTCGTGACCCAGTTCTCGGGCGCGAAGCTGATGATGACGGCGATGCCTGGCATGGGGGCACATGCCCCGATGGCCATGGGAGCGCGGGTCTCCGGCAGCGACGATCCCAAGGTGATGATCATCACGCCGGCGCAGCCCCTGCCGGCCGGGACCTATCGCGTGGAGTGGCGCGCGGTTTCCTCGGATACGCATCCTGTGACCGGAAGCTTCTCCTTCCAGGTGAAGTAG
- a CDS encoding copper resistance protein B, protein MVTICRKAGLATAMAAALAAVVPGAASAQSDSPTQSRTPIPVLTDADRKAAAFDSGGHVVHDKGINYQFLFDELEWQDAKDGSALNWDFTGWVGGDVDRLWLRSEGERTNGKLEHAEAQALWGHSITPWWDLVGGVRQDFKPGPSQTWAAFGIQGQALYNFESEITGFVGDSGQTSLRLKGEYDILITNRLILQPMAEINFYGKNDPGRQMGAGLGNSEVGLRLRYEIRREFAPYIGVTWNRSYGNTADFVRADGGSRNETRFLAGVRMWF, encoded by the coding sequence ATGGTGACGATCTGCCGTAAAGCCGGCCTCGCGACCGCCATGGCTGCCGCGCTTGCCGCCGTCGTCCCGGGCGCGGCATCGGCGCAGTCCGACAGCCCGACACAAAGCCGGACGCCCATCCCCGTGCTGACCGATGCCGATCGCAAGGCCGCGGCGTTCGACTCCGGCGGGCATGTGGTCCACGACAAGGGAATCAATTACCAGTTCCTGTTCGACGAGCTGGAGTGGCAGGATGCCAAGGACGGAAGCGCCCTGAACTGGGACTTCACCGGCTGGGTGGGCGGCGACGTCGACCGGCTTTGGCTGCGCTCGGAAGGGGAGCGTACCAATGGCAAGCTGGAACATGCGGAAGCGCAGGCACTATGGGGCCATTCCATCACGCCCTGGTGGGATCTGGTCGGCGGTGTGCGCCAGGACTTCAAACCCGGGCCCTCGCAGACCTGGGCCGCCTTCGGCATCCAGGGCCAGGCGCTGTATAACTTCGAATCGGAGATCACCGGCTTTGTGGGCGACAGCGGCCAGACCTCGCTGCGCCTGAAAGGGGAGTACGACATACTCATCACCAACCGGCTGATCCTGCAGCCGATGGCCGAAATCAACTTCTACGGGAAAAACGACCCGGGCCGGCAAATGGGCGCCGGCCTGGGGAATTCAGAGGTGGGCTTGCGCCTGCGCTACGAGATCCGGCGCGAATTCGCCCCGTATATCGGGGTTACCTGGAATCGCTCGTACGGCAACACCGCGGATTTCGTGCGCGCCGACGGCGGCAGCCGCAACGAAACCCGGTTCCTGGCCGGCGTACGCATGTGGTTCTGA
- a CDS encoding copper resistance system multicopper oxidase gives MPGPNSRRTFVKALGAGALLSGMGLGRASAAVDSIGEPGVLAGTRFDLSVEEASVDFTGTRRTALTVNGGIPGPILRWREGDTVTLRVRNRFRATTSIHWHGIVLPANMDGVPGLSFHGIEPGGMYVYQFKVRQNGTYWYHSHSGFQEQSGVYGPLVIQAKDPEPFTYDRDYVVMLSDWTDEDPENIARKLKKQSDYYNFHKRTLVDFVHDVRSKGWGATVDDRMMWAEMRMNPTDLADVSGYTYTYLMNGRAPEPGWTGIFRRGERVRLRFINGSSMSYFDVRIPGLKMTVVAADGQYVKPVSVDEFRIAVAETFDVLVEPAGEDAYTIFAQSMDRTGYARGTLAIAEGRAAPVPPMDARPLLTMDDMGMGGMDHGAMQGMTGTEMAGMDHGKGSGAEGGSQMQSMDGGQMQSMDGGQMQSMDGGQMQSMDGGQMQSMDGGQMQSMDGGQMQGMDGGQMQGMDHGQMNGMGDMQAHPPTENGNPLVDMQAMDPVPKLDDPGIGLRENGRRVLTYADLHSTFEDPDGREPGRTIELHLTGHMEKFAWSFDGVKFSDAKPIPLKYGERVRIVLVNDTMMSHPIHLHGMWSDLEDEQGRFMVRKHTIDMPPGSRRSYRVTADALGRWAYHCHLLYHMEMGMFREVRVQE, from the coding sequence ATGCCGGGGCCGAATTCAAGGCGGACTTTCGTGAAGGCGCTCGGGGCGGGCGCGCTGTTAAGCGGTATGGGCCTGGGCCGCGCGTCGGCGGCGGTCGATAGCATCGGCGAACCCGGCGTATTGGCAGGCACGCGGTTCGACCTTTCCGTTGAAGAGGCCAGCGTCGATTTCACCGGTACGCGGCGGACGGCGCTTACCGTGAATGGCGGCATACCGGGCCCCATACTGCGCTGGCGCGAAGGCGATACGGTCACCCTGCGCGTGCGCAACCGGTTTCGCGCAACCACGTCGATCCACTGGCACGGCATTGTCCTGCCGGCCAATATGGACGGCGTGCCCGGCCTGAGCTTTCACGGCATCGAGCCGGGCGGCATGTACGTTTATCAGTTCAAGGTCAGGCAAAACGGCACCTACTGGTATCACAGCCATTCGGGCTTCCAGGAACAGTCCGGCGTATATGGTCCGCTGGTCATCCAGGCAAAGGATCCGGAGCCCTTTACCTACGACCGGGACTACGTGGTCATGCTGTCCGACTGGACGGACGAAGATCCCGAAAACATTGCCCGGAAGCTGAAGAAACAATCCGACTACTACAACTTTCATAAGCGCACGCTCGTGGACTTTGTCCATGACGTCAGATCCAAGGGCTGGGGGGCCACCGTCGACGATCGGATGATGTGGGCCGAAATGCGGATGAACCCGACGGACCTGGCCGACGTCAGCGGCTACACCTATACCTATCTGATGAATGGCAGGGCGCCGGAGCCAGGCTGGACGGGTATCTTCCGGCGCGGCGAACGCGTTCGCCTGCGTTTTATCAATGGCTCTTCGATGAGCTATTTCGATGTTCGCATTCCCGGCTTAAAGATGACGGTGGTCGCCGCCGACGGTCAGTATGTCAAGCCGGTAAGCGTGGACGAGTTCCGGATCGCCGTGGCGGAAACCTTCGACGTATTGGTCGAGCCCGCCGGGGAAGACGCATACACCATTTTCGCGCAGTCCATGGACCGTACCGGCTACGCCAGGGGCACATTGGCCATCGCCGAAGGACGGGCCGCGCCTGTGCCGCCCATGGATGCCCGTCCCTTGCTGACCATGGACGATATGGGCATGGGAGGCATGGACCACGGCGCCATGCAAGGCATGACGGGCACCGAGATGGCGGGCATGGACCACGGCAAGGGGTCGGGCGCGGAGGGCGGCAGCCAGATGCAAAGTATGGATGGCGGCCAGATGCAGAGCATGGACGGCGGCCAGATGCAGAGCATGGACGGTGGCCAGATGCAGAGCATGGACGGTGGCCAGATGCAAAGCATGGACGGTGGCCAGATGCAGAGCATGGATGGCGGCCAGATGCAAGGCATGGACGGTGGCCAGATGCAAGGCATGGATCACGGGCAAATGAACGGCATGGGCGATATGCAGGCCCATCCGCCAACGGAGAATGGCAATCCGCTGGTCGACATGCAGGCCATGGATCCTGTGCCCAAGTTGGACGATCCCGGCATCGGACTGCGTGAAAACGGCCGGCGCGTACTGACTTATGCGGATCTGCACAGCACATTCGAGGACCCCGATGGGCGCGAACCGGGCCGCACGATAGAACTGCACCTGACAGGCCATATGGAGAAGTTCGCGTGGTCATTCGACGGCGTCAAGTTTTCGGACGCCAAACCCATTCCGCTGAAGTACGGCGAGCGCGTCCGGATCGTGCTGGTGAACGACACGATGATGAGCCACCCGATCCACCTGCACGGGATGTGGAGCGACCTGGAGGACGAGCAGGGCCGCTTCATGGTACGCAAGCACACCATCGACATGCCGCCCGGTTCCAGGCGCAGCTACCGCGTCACGGCCGACGCGCTGGGCCGATGGGCCTACCATTGCCATCTCCTTTATCACATGGAGATGGGCATGTTTCGCGAAGTGCGGGTGCAAGAGTGA